A single region of the Rhodococcus sp. W8901 genome encodes:
- the gap gene encoding type I glyceraldehyde-3-phosphate dehydrogenase: protein MTVRVGINGFGRIGRNFFRAVDAQKALGTTDIEIVAVNDLTDNATLAHLLKYDSILGRLPHEVSLEGDDTIVVGDTKIKALAHRGPLSELPWGELGVDVVVESTGIFTDAEKAKGHLEAGAKKVIISAPAKGEDITIVMGVNDDKYDGSQDIISNASCTTNCLGPIAKVLDDEFGIVKGLMTTVHAYTQDQNLQDGPHSDLRRARAAALNVVPTGTGAAKAIGLVLPQLLGKLDGYALRVPIPTGSVTDLTVNLAKPATIAEINAAMKAAAEGPLKGILKYTEAPIVSSDIVTDPHSSIFDAGLTKVIDDQVKVVSWYDNEWGYSNRLADLIGLVAKSL, encoded by the coding sequence GTGACGGTCCGGGTAGGCATCAACGGCTTCGGTCGTATCGGACGTAACTTCTTCAGGGCGGTCGATGCGCAGAAGGCGCTCGGCACCACCGACATCGAGATCGTGGCGGTCAACGACCTCACGGACAACGCGACGCTGGCTCACCTGCTCAAGTACGACTCGATCCTGGGTCGTCTGCCGCACGAGGTCTCGCTCGAGGGTGACGACACCATCGTCGTCGGCGACACCAAGATCAAGGCGCTGGCGCACCGCGGCCCGCTGAGCGAGCTCCCCTGGGGCGAGCTGGGCGTCGACGTCGTCGTCGAGTCCACGGGCATCTTCACCGACGCCGAGAAGGCCAAGGGCCACCTCGAGGCCGGTGCCAAGAAGGTCATCATCTCCGCGCCCGCCAAGGGCGAGGACATCACGATCGTGATGGGCGTCAACGACGACAAGTACGACGGCAGCCAGGACATCATCTCCAACGCGTCCTGCACCACCAACTGCCTCGGCCCGATCGCCAAGGTCCTCGACGACGAGTTCGGCATCGTCAAGGGTCTGATGACGACGGTCCACGCGTACACGCAGGACCAGAACCTGCAGGACGGCCCGCACAGCGACCTCCGTCGCGCCCGCGCCGCCGCGCTGAACGTCGTTCCGACCGGCACGGGTGCCGCCAAGGCCATCGGCCTGGTCCTCCCGCAGCTGCTGGGCAAGCTGGACGGCTACGCGCTGCGCGTGCCGATCCCCACGGGCTCGGTCACCGACCTGACGGTGAACCTCGCGAAGCCGGCCACCATCGCCGAGATCAACGCCGCGATGAAGGCTGCCGCCGAGGGCCCGCTGAAGGGCATCCTCAAGTACACCGAGGCTCCCATCGTGTCCTCGGACATCGTGACGGATCCGCACTCCTCGATCTTCGACGCCGGCCTGACCAAGGTCATCGACGACCAGGTCAAGGTCGTCTCCTGGTACGACAACGAGTGGGGCTACTCGAACCGCCTCGCGGACCTCATCGGCCTCGTCGCCAAGTCCCTCTGA